The Pontibacter sp. SGAir0037 DNA segment ACTTACAGCACTTGCACTCTGAGCACCATAGAACTGCAGGGTTCCACCGGCAGTCAGACCTGTATAAAGTTCATATATCCCTGTAAGGTTTCCATCCCCGTCTTTCAGCGCTTTCATTGGTATTGCCAACGTTACGTTTGCGCCTTTTTCTGTGGCAGAACCTGATACGTATAGTTGTGCCGGTGCCGACTCAGTTTCAAACCGGGTTATACGCACGGCCTGTGATGCTACAGATACTTTATCCAGGGATTGAGCCATTACCGCCCACTTCAGGTTAGCTGTTGTATTGGCTTCATAACCAGCAGCAGATAAAGCCTGGTCGATCTGCCTGGCTGTTGGTGCTACAAACAGATTTTTCCCGCTGCCACCAGATGTCATAGAAAGTATAGGTGAGCTAAAATCCGGGTTGTCTGCCGAGTCCAGCACGAAAGTATACCTCACCTGGTAACGCTCGCTGGAAACAGCTGCCTGCCACTCAAAACGAATCTGTTCAGTTGGCTCATCCTGGTTCAGGACAAGCGTTGCGTTGTCGGAAGGAGTAGAGATAATAGGTGTTGTAAGCTCCCAATTGCCCACAGGATCCAGATTATCCATTTCTTTGCACGACCATACTACAAACAGCATGGCTACAAAGCTTAAAAGCGCATAATTTTTTTTCATCTTTTTAGATTAACTCTTCTAATAAAACTTTCATCATTCTTTAGATATAATCTAGTCATGTGTTCAGCTCCGGCAAAACTTGTAAGCACAGAGCTGAACGACTGTATTATGGTTTATAATGGATTTTGCTCCAGTGTAGGATTTCTGTTTATCTCCTGCTGCGGGATAGGCAACAGCAGATCTGCATCCGTTACATTGTAATTTACACGCTGGCCGGTACGCAGGTCTGTTTCATTCAGGTTATTCATAACCTCACGGGCCACACCATAGCGAACCAAGTCATCCCAACGGCGTCCTTCCTGAGCAAGTTCTAAACGCCTCTCCTTTAAAATAACAGTGCGCATCTGAGTCTGAGAAGCTGCAGTAGTTTGTGGCACATCTTCCAGGCTAACACGGCTTCTGACCCTGTTTACTTCCTGCGCTGCCTCAGTTGGTCTGTTCAACTCATTTAAAGCTTCTGCTTTCAGTAGAATGATATCAGCCAGTCGGAAAATGTACGGGCGATCCGCACTGGCCCAGCCACTGGCATTTCTCCACTTATAGGCAAACGGCACCTGGCTTCCTGTCTGGTTGCTCCAATACTCATCAGCCCAAGGCACAGCTTCAAAAACCATGGTAGCGTTTTTACGAATCTCGTCGCCTTCGGCATCAAAGGCATTTACCAGATCATGTGATGGCGTGGTAAATTTTCTCCAGGTATCGCCACTTAGTGATGGAGGAAGGTGCATTTGCGGCCCCCAGTTACCCTCGTTGCTTCCCAGATACTGCACTTCCATAATAGACTCATCATTATTGTAATGGTTCCCATCATACAAGTGATCATAGTTTTCCAGTAATCTGTAACCGGCAGAACTATTGATAACAGCATTCGCATGTTCCAACACCTTATTATAGTTAGGAGTAGGCATTTGAGCATATACTGTTGCTAATAGAGCATTTGCCGCACCTTTGGTAGCACGAGCTTTATTTACACTGGCATCGCTACCGTAGGTATCCGGCAAACGATTATCCAGCGCAAATTCCAGATCGGCGATAATCTGCGCATACACCTCTTGTTCTGTTGCGCGTGGCACACGTACAACTGCCGGATCAGCTGATTTTACAGTTTCCAGTACTAAAGGAACGCCTCCCCAAAGCTTCACCAGGTTATAGTAATGATACGCACGTAAAAAGGCTGCTTCTCCCATAATCTGGGCTCTGCGCTGCTCTGTAAGAGCCGGGTCTGTAATAGCAGGAGCTCTTTCCAGTACGAGGTTAGCTTTTGCTATTGCATTATAAATATTAGACCAGGCGTTAAAAACTCGGCCATTAGTAGGATTGATGTTTAAAGCGTCAATTTGAAAAATTTCCGGGTTATCGCCGCCGGCATAATGATTATCAGAGCGTACATCCTGGAAAAGTACATGATCCCACACATAATAGTCACTGGACTGGAATGATTCATAAGTACCTGTGAGGGCAGCTTCCAATTGGCTACCCGTTACATAGGCATTATCTATTGTTATCATGGATATTGGCTCCAGATCCAGAAAATTATCACAGGAGTAAAGACCTAGAGATAAGGAAAGGCCTAAAGTATATAGAAGAATATTTTTCTTTTTCATGATTTCATGTTATTGATTAAAACGAAACATTCAGACCTAAAATCAGATTTCTAGTTTGTGGATATGTACCAAAATCAACTCCCAGAGCAGTGTTACTTCCCCCAAAGGCATTTACTTCTGGGTCAAAGCCGGAATATTTCGTAAATGTCAGCAAGTTCTCCCCTGTCGCATAAACTCTAAGATTAGAGATATGTATTCTGTTAAGCAGCGAAGTAGGAAGATCATAGCTTAATGTAAGCGCCTTCACCCTTAGGTAAGAGCCATTTTCAACAAAGCGAGTAGAAGCTAAGGAATTGGCAGTACTGTTAGCAACTGCTCTTGGTATGTTTGTGATATCTCCTGGTTGTCTCCAGCGATCCAGTACAGCAATAGTCTGGTTCTTTGGGTCCAGCATTCCTTCCGTTTCAATGCGTGTAGCATTAAAAATATCATTCCCTTGAACTCCTTGCAGGAAGATACTCAGGCGTACACCCTTGTAACCAAAATCGTTTGTCAGGCCATACTGAAAGTCTGGATTAGCATTACCAATGATAGCTCTGTCATCGGCAGTAGGACTAAAAGTTGACTCTCCCTCCTTATTGATGTAATAAGCCATTCCCGTTTCTGGATCAACACCTCCAAAAACATATCCATAGAAAATTCCGAGTGGCAATCCCTCACGCACTAAACTAATCTCTCCACGGCTTGGTATACCACCAAAGAACTGATCCTGGCCAACCACATTTACCACCTTATTGCGGTTAAAAGAAATATTAAAGTCGGTATCCCAAGTAAAATCTCCCACTAAATTTCTAGATGCAACTTGGAATTCAAGCCCTTTATTCTGAAGTTTCCCTATGTTCTGAACAGCTTGGTTGTATCCAGTTGTCCTCGGTAACGGTGCGTTTAACAGCAGGTCTCTTGTATTTTTCAGATAAGCATCAGCTGTAAAAGATAGCCTGTTATTTAATACAGAAATATCAATACCTAGGTTTGTCTGCTCGGATTCTTCCCATTTTAGATTTCTGTTTTCAATAGACGCAGGATATGTACCCGGCATTACTACACCGCCTATAGGATAGTTTGCACCGCTACCTACCCGACCTGTGTAGGCATAGTCCTCAGTTTGGTCGTTCCCCACAATACCCCAACCTGCTCTTAATTTCAAATCGTTTAGGAATTCAACATTTCGCAGAAATGCCTCTTCTGATACTCTCCATCCAGCAGAGAGAGAAGGGAAATAACCCCAACGTTTTCCAGGACCAAACCTACTGGAACCATCAGCTCTAAAGTTGGCGGTAAGCAGGTATTTCCCAGCATAATCGTAGTTAATACGGCCAATAGCAGCGGCATTTGCTCTATCTATCTTCGTAGCAGTAGCAGAAATCAATTCAGCACCGGCACTAGGTGTAGTAATTGCAGCACTTGCAAAGTTTCTTGTTTCCAAAGAAGCATCCTCCCAAAGGAATTTCTGAATCACAGAGCCTACTAACACACCAACTTTGTGCTGCCCAAATTCTTTATCGTAAGACAGTGTATTATCCCAAATCTGGTAGCTTGTCTGCCATGTTTGATTGCGGCCAATGCCTTTCATTGCAATACCATAACTGGTGCGGAACGGGTCCAGGAAATAATCGCTCATCGCATTGCTATAGTCTACGCCAAAGTTGCTTCTGTATTTAAAGCCTTGCAGGAATTCTACCTCTCCGTAAATATTACCCAGGAACCTGCGGTTGGTATACCCTCTGATAGCACCATCTGTACTTGAAATCGGGTTCTCCCAGTTCTGGAACGGATTACTTGTAAAGGTTCCGTTAGAATTATAGAAACCGATAACAGGAGGCGTAGACAATACGCCTAATATGACACCGCCCTGATTCACGGCCTGATTTTGAGTAACATCAACATCCGCATATCGGGAGTAGTTAACACTGGTTCCTAACTTTAGCCAGTCGTTCACTTCCTGATCCAGGTTTAATTTAAAGCTATAGCGGTCCATTTCCGAACTACGAACAGCACCCTCCTGCTTCATCCAACCTCCGGATAAATAGTAAGAGGTTTTGTCTGACTTACCTGAAAGGGACAACTGGTAGTTTTGAGAAGAACCATTCTGGAACACCTCTTTTTGCCAGTCAGTGTTTTCAGTATAACGGCTCCAGTCAGTGTTATACCCTAGCTCTGTCATCAGGTCACGGTATTGCTCGCTGTTGAGCACACGCTGTGTTTTCCAAACGCTTGAGAAACCAGTATAGGTACTCAGTTCGAAGCGGGGCTTACCTTCTTTACCTCTTTTTGTTGTTATCAGCACAACACCATTTGCGCCCTGGGCACCATATATAGCAGCAGAAGAAGCATCTTTCAAAATAGAAATGCTTTCTATATCAGCCGGATTCAAAGAGCGCGTATCAGTTGTTGGTACGCCGTCTACAACATATAGCGGATCGCTACCCGCATTAATCGAATTCGTTCCACGAATTCTAATGTTCAGGCCTTGCCCTGGTCTACCTGAACTGGAGTTTACCTGCACACCGGCAGCTTTACCCTGTATTAGTGAAGCTACCTGCGTATTTGGCCTCGATTCGAAAGCTTCAGAGGAAACAGTTGACACAGCACCTGTAATGTCCTTTCTCTCCTGTGTACCATATCCTATTACAACTACTTCTGACAATGCTTTGGCATCGGTTTGTAGTACAACATCAATAACGGTTCGGCCATTTACAGCAACCTCCTGTGACACATAGCCCAGATAAGATATAACCAGTACACCACCCTCATCTGGAACAGAAAGTCTGTAAGTGCCATCTACACCTACAATGGCACCTGATGAAGTACCTTTCAGGGAAACACTTG contains these protein-coding regions:
- a CDS encoding RagB/SusD family nutrient uptake outer membrane protein, whose product is MKKKNILLYTLGLSLSLGLYSCDNFLDLEPISMITIDNAYVTGSQLEAALTGTYESFQSSDYYVWDHVLFQDVRSDNHYAGGDNPEIFQIDALNINPTNGRVFNAWSNIYNAIAKANLVLERAPAITDPALTEQRRAQIMGEAAFLRAYHYYNLVKLWGGVPLVLETVKSADPAVVRVPRATEQEVYAQIIADLEFALDNRLPDTYGSDASVNKARATKGAANALLATVYAQMPTPNYNKVLEHANAVINSSAGYRLLENYDHLYDGNHYNNDESIMEVQYLGSNEGNWGPQMHLPPSLSGDTWRKFTTPSHDLVNAFDAEGDEIRKNATMVFEAVPWADEYWSNQTGSQVPFAYKWRNASGWASADRPYIFRLADIILLKAEALNELNRPTEAAQEVNRVRSRVSLEDVPQTTAASQTQMRTVILKERRLELAQEGRRWDDLVRYGVAREVMNNLNETDLRTGQRVNYNVTDADLLLPIPQQEINRNPTLEQNPL
- a CDS encoding TonB-dependent receptor — its product is MKKILYPAVGCIAMVIGIGNISYASTAASTPTPSVEGRFDITVTGKVTSDTGEPLIGASVSLKGTSSGAIVGVDGTYRLSVPDEGGVLVISYLGYVSQEVAVNGRTVIDVVLQTDAKALSEVVVIGYGTQERKDITGAVSTVSSEAFESRPNTQVASLIQGKAAGVQVNSSSGRPGQGLNIRIRGTNSINAGSDPLYVVDGVPTTDTRSLNPADIESISILKDASSAAIYGAQGANGVVLITTKRGKEGKPRFELSTYTGFSSVWKTQRVLNSEQYRDLMTELGYNTDWSRYTENTDWQKEVFQNGSSQNYQLSLSGKSDKTSYYLSGGWMKQEGAVRSSEMDRYSFKLNLDQEVNDWLKLGTSVNYSRYADVDVTQNQAVNQGGVILGVLSTPPVIGFYNSNGTFTSNPFQNWENPISSTDGAIRGYTNRRFLGNIYGEVEFLQGFKYRSNFGVDYSNAMSDYFLDPFRTSYGIAMKGIGRNQTWQTSYQIWDNTLSYDKEFGQHKVGVLVGSVIQKFLWEDASLETRNFASAAITTPSAGAELISATATKIDRANAAAIGRINYDYAGKYLLTANFRADGSSRFGPGKRWGYFPSLSAGWRVSEEAFLRNVEFLNDLKLRAGWGIVGNDQTEDYAYTGRVGSGANYPIGGVVMPGTYPASIENRNLKWEESEQTNLGIDISVLNNRLSFTADAYLKNTRDLLLNAPLPRTTGYNQAVQNIGKLQNKGLEFQVASRNLVGDFTWDTDFNISFNRNKVVNVVGQDQFFGGIPSRGEISLVREGLPLGIFYGYVFGGVDPETGMAYYINKEGESTFSPTADDRAIIGNANPDFQYGLTNDFGYKGVRLSIFLQGVQGNDIFNATRIETEGMLDPKNQTIAVLDRWRQPGDITNIPRAVANSTANSLASTRFVENGSYLRVKALTLSYDLPTSLLNRIHISNLRVYATGENLLTFTKYSGFDPEVNAFGGSNTALGVDFGTYPQTRNLILGLNVSF